A genomic segment from Saprospiraceae bacterium encodes:
- a CDS encoding transcriptional regulator — translation MELQEGRDKFIQAWGALGSNWGVNRTMAQIHALMLLSPEALSAEDIMEALKISRGNANMNIRALIDWGLVYKELKPGERKEYFVGEKDLWEVVKQIIIQRKKKELEPMIKVLDEISSVEGEDAEAAEFIKMVREIKLFSSKADSTLDTLIKADSNWFVGTFLKMIR, via the coding sequence ATGGAATTACAAGAAGGTAGAGATAAATTTATCCAAGCCTGGGGCGCCCTGGGCTCAAACTGGGGTGTCAACCGGACCATGGCCCAAATACATGCGCTCATGCTGCTATCCCCCGAAGCACTTTCAGCGGAAGACATTATGGAGGCCTTAAAAATATCCAGGGGCAATGCCAACATGAATATCAGGGCATTAATCGATTGGGGCCTGGTGTATAAAGAATTGAAACCCGGAGAAAGAAAGGAATATTTTGTCGGAGAAAAAGATTTATGGGAAGTGGTCAAGCAGATTATCATTCAACGAAAAAAGAAAGAATTGGAGCCAATGATCAAGGTCTTAGATGAAATTTCCAGTGTAGAGGGCGAAGATGCCGAAGCGGCAGAGTTCATTAAGATGGTCAGAGAAATAAAGCTTTTTTCCAGCAAGGCAGACTCCACCTTGGATACTTTAATCAAGGCGGATTCCAATTGGTTTGTAGGAACCTTCCTGAAAATGATACGCTAG
- a CDS encoding D-2-hydroxyacid dehydrogenase — translation MIKILANDGIHADGKMLLEEAGYQVDTEKVPQDKLVEVLPDYDVVIVRSETKIRKDLIDACPKLQVIARAGVGLDNIDYDYAREKGKTVFNTPAASSQSVAELAFAHMFALARFLHQSNHQLKAADYNFNALKKAYSKGFQLRGKTLGVIGFGRIGQETARIGLALGMNVMPVDLLIDEADIDINLYYSDKVRLSVKVETYDMDEMLAKADIISLHVPFVGKPLIGSEEIEKMKKGVILINTARGGTVNEDALVEGLKSGKVGAAGLDVFESEPKPRQDLLQHPRVSVTPHIGASTIEAQANIGLELADRIIAFYGDDK, via the coding sequence ATGATTAAAATCCTTGCTAACGACGGTATTCATGCAGATGGCAAAATGCTACTGGAAGAAGCCGGCTACCAGGTCGATACTGAAAAAGTTCCTCAGGACAAATTAGTTGAGGTGCTACCTGATTACGACGTAGTCATTGTTCGAAGTGAAACTAAAATTCGGAAAGACTTGATTGACGCTTGCCCTAAATTGCAGGTCATAGCGCGTGCAGGCGTTGGCTTGGATAATATCGATTATGATTATGCCAGAGAAAAGGGTAAAACGGTATTCAATACGCCTGCAGCCTCTTCTCAATCGGTTGCAGAGCTTGCTTTTGCCCATATGTTTGCCTTAGCACGCTTTTTGCACCAATCGAATCATCAATTAAAAGCGGCTGATTACAACTTCAATGCGCTCAAGAAGGCTTATTCTAAGGGTTTTCAACTTAGGGGGAAAACCTTAGGCGTTATAGGTTTTGGGCGAATTGGGCAGGAAACAGCTCGGATTGGTTTGGCTTTAGGCATGAATGTGATGCCCGTAGACTTGCTGATAGATGAAGCTGATATCGATATTAATTTATACTACAGCGATAAGGTTCGACTTTCTGTAAAGGTTGAAACCTATGATATGGATGAAATGTTGGCTAAGGCTGACATTATTTCCCTTCATGTTCCTTTTGTAGGCAAGCCGCTGATCGGTAGCGAAGAAATTGAGAAGATGAAAAAAGGGGTTATCCTTATCAATACTGCTCGTGGAGGTACGGTGAATGAAGATGCATTGGTCGAAGGGTTGAAAAGCGGCAAGGTCGGCGCAGCTGGCCTGGATGTTTTTGAAAGTGAACCAAAACCAAGGCAAGATTTATTGCAACATCCAAGAGTGTCCGTTACCCCTCATATTGGTGCCTCTACCATAGAGGCGCAAGCCAATATTGGATTGGAATTGGCAGATAGAATTATTGCCTTTTATGGCGATGATAAATAG
- a CDS encoding CvpA family protein: MVIDIILFLMAIMGFYMGFSRGIIKTVFTVLSLLLGILAAAKFGPALTRFLEVSFNYHNPLMFFAGLMLAFLLTMVLIRTLSNGLEGILQAANINIINKAAGGLVMAALMVALYSTLVSFADRAHIINQAAKQDSKSYPVLIQFPDFISVAGKTVVPLFKDFWVYSADTMDRLKDLNVERTESDNIFDIEDDKETTKE, encoded by the coding sequence ATGGTTATAGATATCATACTTTTTTTAATGGCCATTATGGGGTTTTACATGGGCTTTTCCAGAGGTATCATTAAAACGGTATTTACGGTATTGTCCTTGTTATTAGGCATTTTAGCTGCTGCTAAATTTGGCCCAGCACTTACCCGTTTTTTGGAGGTTTCTTTCAATTACCATAACCCCTTGATGTTTTTTGCCGGTTTAATGTTGGCCTTTCTTTTGACCATGGTCCTCATTCGTACCCTTTCTAATGGCTTGGAAGGTATTCTCCAAGCCGCCAATATCAACATTATCAATAAAGCAGCTGGTGGGCTTGTGATGGCTGCCCTCATGGTTGCTTTATACAGTACATTAGTTTCATTTGCTGATCGTGCCCACATCATCAATCAAGCGGCTAAACAAGATTCAAAATCTTATCCCGTGCTTATCCAGTTTCCCGATTTTATTTCGGTAGCTGGCAAGACAGTCGTTCCCCTCTTTAAAGACTTCTGGGTTTATTCAGCTGATACCATGGATCGATTAAAAGACTTGAATGTAGAACGTACTGAATCTGATAATATTTTTGATATAGAAGACGATAAAGAAACGACTAAAGAATAA
- the gcvT gene encoding glycine cleavage system aminomethyltransferase GcvT: protein MKNTPLTDTHLTLGAKMAAFAGYNMPISYIGIKEEHHAVRNNVGVFDVSHMGEFIVKGKQALDLIQKVTTNDASRLAIGEAQYSCLPNATGGIVDDLLVYRLDEDQCSAGEQAFMLVVNASNIEKDWDWINQHNQFDTRLINISDQTALLAVQGPKAISALQPLTSVDLAALSYYTFTKGTIAGIDNVLISATGYTGAGGFELYVDNANAKALWDAIFEAGAELKIQAIGLGARDTLRLEMGYCLYGNDIDDATSPIEAGLGWITKTKKGDFINRETFVAQRQQGVERKLVGFTIDDRRVPRHGYPIEDENGKEIGQVSSGTLSPTLGIPIGMGYVPSAMAQPGTPIWIAAGSKRLNGTVVKTPFISK, encoded by the coding sequence ATGAAAAATACACCGCTAACTGATACCCACCTAACCCTTGGCGCCAAAATGGCTGCCTTTGCAGGTTATAATATGCCTATTTCCTATATTGGCATCAAAGAAGAACACCATGCTGTAAGAAATAATGTCGGCGTTTTCGACGTGTCTCACATGGGTGAATTCATAGTAAAAGGCAAACAAGCGCTCGATTTAATCCAAAAAGTTACAACTAATGACGCCAGTCGCCTTGCGATCGGAGAGGCGCAATACTCCTGCTTACCCAATGCTACTGGAGGAATCGTGGACGATCTTTTGGTTTATCGACTCGATGAAGACCAATGTTCAGCAGGGGAACAGGCCTTCATGCTAGTGGTCAATGCTTCCAATATTGAAAAAGACTGGGATTGGATCAATCAGCATAATCAATTTGATACGCGTTTAATTAATATCTCTGATCAAACTGCTCTACTAGCTGTCCAAGGTCCTAAAGCCATTAGCGCACTCCAGCCACTTACTTCCGTAGATTTGGCCGCCCTTTCCTACTATACCTTTACCAAGGGAACGATAGCAGGAATTGACAATGTGCTGATTTCTGCAACAGGCTATACGGGTGCTGGTGGTTTTGAATTATATGTGGACAATGCCAATGCGAAAGCCCTTTGGGATGCCATCTTTGAAGCTGGTGCTGAACTGAAGATTCAGGCCATTGGCCTAGGTGCCAGGGACACCCTACGCCTAGAAATGGGCTACTGCCTTTATGGCAATGATATCGATGATGCTACTTCCCCCATCGAAGCCGGTTTAGGGTGGATTACTAAAACTAAAAAAGGCGATTTCATCAACCGGGAGACTTTTGTCGCCCAGCGCCAACAAGGCGTCGAACGCAAACTTGTCGGATTCACCATAGATGATCGACGAGTCCCCCGCCACGGTTACCCCATCGAAGATGAAAACGGAAAAGAAATCGGACAAGTCAGTTCAGGCACCCTCTCCCCTACCCTGGGCATCCCTATCGGCATGGGATACGTCCCCAGTGCAATGGCTCAGCCAGGCACCCCCATTTGGATTGCAGCAGGAAGTAAACGATTGAATGGAACAGTCGTAAAAACCCCTTTTATTTCTAAATAA